Proteins encoded together in one Ipomoea triloba cultivar NCNSP0323 chromosome 4, ASM357664v1 window:
- the LOC116016053 gene encoding uncharacterized protein LOC116016053: MCWDACKVGFKYCRNLIGVDGFHIKDKAGGMMLTAIGIIGNESIFPIAYAIVEGENKESWCWFLGLLARDLEIDYGSQHLYTFMSDKQKGLEVRQSEMHYGRLLEPQLSHFSSTAKCDMLVNNICESFNAMILDARDSTLIHFLEIVRKHVICALWVKFGKAPLHDFVDDCYSIENYKKAYSGSIHPMAGPQEWPYTDSEPPLPPLFSKKVGRPRKMRKKSAGEITKDGIRFSRSAVTLYCSICKKIGHNSRRCPKRRAAQRAQGDIPVAQIPFQQPMKSRVTFQQPMKSRVTVQQPRIPFQQPRIPLQQPSQPKVVVQQSKVPFQQPNCQVWKKSH; this comes from the exons ATGTGCTGGGATGCTTGTAAAGTTGGTTTCAAGTATTGTAGAAATTTGATTGGAGTGGATGGGTTTCACATTAAGGATAAAGCTGGAGGGATGATGCTCACTGCTATTGGTATTATTGGGAATGAAAGTATATTCCCTATTGCATATGCCATAGTGGAAGGGGAGAACAAAGAATCTTGGTGCTGGTTTTTGGGACTCTTAGCAAGGGACCTTGAGATTGACTATGGGTCTCAACATCTATATACCTTCATGTCTGACAAGCAGAAAG GTTTGGAGGTTAGACAATCAGAAATGCACTATGGAAGGCTGCTAGAGCCACAATT ATCACATTTCTCATCAACTGCCAAATGTGACATGCTTGTGAATAACATATGTGAAAGCTTTAATGCTATGATATTAGATGCAAGAGATAGCACTCTAATACACTTCCTTGAGATAGTGAGGAA GCATGTAATTTGTGCTCTTTGGGTCAAGTTTGGAAAGGCCCCATTGCATGACTTTGTTGATGATTGCTACAGTATTGAGAATTACAAGAAAGCTTACTCTGGTAGCATTCACCCTATGGCTGGGCCTCAAGAATGGCCATACACTGATAGCGAGCCCCCTCTTCCTCCTTTGTTTAGTAAAAAGGTAGGCAGGCCTAGAAAAATGAGGAAGAAATCTGCTGGTGAAATAACAAAAGATGGAATTCGGTTTTCAAGAAGCGCCGTGACACTATATTGCTCAATCTGCAAGAAAATAGGGCATAATAGTAGGAGGTGCCCTAAG AGAAGAGCAGCCCAAAGAGCCCAAGGTGATATTCCAGTTGCCCAGATCCCATTCCAGCAGCCCATGAAGTCCAGAGTGACATTCCAGCAGCCCATGAAATCCAGAGTGACAGTCCAGCAGCCCAGGATCCCATTCCAGCAGCCCAGGATCCCACTCCAGCAGCCCAGCCAGCCCAAGGTGGTAGTCCAGCAGTCCAAGGTCCCATTCCAGCAACCCAATTGCCAAGTCTGGAAGAAATCCCACTAG